A DNA window from Rossellomorea marisflavi contains the following coding sequences:
- the wecB gene encoding non-hydrolyzing UDP-N-acetylglucosamine 2-epimerase: MKIVTVLGTRPEIIRLSLIMKKLDQLADRHVIVHTGQNFTHSLNGVFYQELGLRAPDYVLSDKQQSLGKQLSALYEGLEDILIREKPDKVLVLGDTNSGLSAILAERMMIPVVHMEAGNRCFDLNVPEEKNRKIIDSVSSFNLVYTPYSKTNLLNEGMTPSKIITTGNPIYEVLKHYESNIDDSTILTGLSLKERDYFLATIHRAENVDNPDHLTSIIQAMNRIAATYKKRIIFSAHPRTRSKLLAMPHLSIDPRIEFHEPFGFFDFIQLEKKAYCVLTDSGTVQEECCIFHVPAVTVRKTTERPETVDCGSNFISGLEEANIVNGVKVMCSKAANWHCPAEYLDEHVSDKVINILLGGTEIVY; encoded by the coding sequence GTGAAAATCGTTACAGTACTGGGGACAAGGCCGGAGATCATAAGGCTGAGCCTCATCATGAAAAAGCTTGATCAGCTTGCCGATCGGCATGTCATCGTGCACACAGGGCAGAACTTCACCCACTCACTGAACGGGGTGTTTTATCAGGAGCTTGGTCTGCGTGCACCCGACTACGTCCTGTCGGATAAGCAGCAGTCCCTCGGAAAGCAGCTATCCGCCCTCTATGAAGGACTCGAAGACATTCTGATCCGTGAGAAGCCGGATAAAGTGCTTGTGCTTGGCGACACGAACAGCGGGCTGAGTGCCATCCTGGCAGAGCGGATGATGATTCCTGTCGTCCATATGGAAGCAGGGAACCGCTGCTTCGATCTGAATGTACCGGAAGAGAAGAATCGAAAGATCATCGATTCTGTCTCATCATTCAATCTTGTCTATACCCCTTATAGCAAAACCAATCTTCTCAATGAAGGAATGACACCAAGCAAAATCATCACAACAGGCAACCCCATCTATGAAGTATTGAAGCACTATGAATCGAACATTGATGACAGCACCATCCTTACAGGCCTTTCATTGAAAGAAAGGGACTACTTCTTGGCCACGATCCACAGGGCAGAAAACGTAGACAACCCCGACCATCTTACCTCCATCATCCAAGCCATGAACCGCATAGCTGCCACCTACAAAAAAAGAATCATCTTCAGCGCGCATCCGAGAACACGTTCCAAGTTATTGGCCATGCCCCACCTATCCATCGATCCGAGAATTGAATTCCATGAGCCTTTCGGATTCTTTGATTTTATTCAGCTCGAAAAAAAGGCGTACTGCGTTTTGACCGACAGCGGGACTGTCCAGGAAGAATGCTGTATCTTCCATGTGCCGGCCGTCACAGTCAGGAAGACGACCGAGAGACCGGAAACCGTCGATTGTGGCAGCAACTTCATTTCCGGCCTGGAGGAAGCAAACATCGTGAATGGTGTCAAAGTCATGTGTTCCAAGGCTGCAAATTGGCATTGTCCTGCAGAATACTTGGATGAACATGTGTCGGATAAAGTGATCAATATACTTTTAGGAGGTACAGAAATTGTTTACTAA
- a CDS encoding glycosyltransferase, translated as MKVSIIIPFYNCPYVDQAIRSAIHQTYPDLEVIVVDDGSTKFTEKIAPYKHRIKYIRKANGGTASALNEGLRHATGHYFAWLSSDDQFVADKIQKQVTFMQRNGSRLSYTAFKTVDSNNTIISEIRSAPMRHGTFKQRLLQGCPVNGCTVMAEIALMKQAGWFDEGYKYAQDYEMWCRLSLFTHMHYFDESLVLYRVHPGMGTARFGGGIANEAQQIQQTYSKLFQSAKRKK; from the coding sequence GTGAAAGTCTCAATCATCATCCCATTTTACAATTGTCCCTATGTCGATCAGGCGATACGGAGTGCCATCCACCAAACCTATCCTGATCTTGAAGTCATTGTAGTGGACGATGGTTCTACCAAGTTCACCGAGAAGATCGCACCGTATAAACATCGAATCAAATACATCCGAAAAGCGAACGGTGGAACGGCTTCAGCTCTTAATGAAGGTTTGCGGCATGCAACGGGTCATTACTTTGCCTGGCTGAGCTCAGATGATCAATTTGTCGCAGATAAAATACAAAAGCAAGTGACGTTCATGCAGAGGAACGGATCAAGACTCTCCTATACGGCCTTTAAAACCGTGGATTCAAACAATACGATTATTAGCGAAATACGTTCTGCACCCATGAGACATGGGACATTCAAGCAGCGGTTGCTTCAAGGGTGTCCAGTGAATGGATGCACGGTCATGGCAGAGATTGCCCTCATGAAGCAGGCAGGCTGGTTTGACGAAGGATATAAATATGCCCAGGACTATGAAATGTGGTGCCGCCTCAGTTTGTTCACTCACATGCACTATTTCGATGAATCACTTGTGCTGTACCGAGTTCACCCTGGGATGGGTACGGCCCGTTTCGGAGGCGGTATTGCGAATGAAGCACAACAGATCCAACAAACGTACAGCAAGCTTTTCCAATCTGCCAAACGGAAAAAATAA
- a CDS encoding glycosyltransferase family 4 protein: MKILIATIFPLPGGGIWSFVSHLHDGLVAQGHSVDIICSNHTNTQVLNLLKGNTVELVPFRPMIERKLRKSIPKLIQHPWVYHAEVNRYQFERGLTELDLSQYDLIHCQDVLSAVSISRMKPARTPMVTSIHGFLSGAIFHQIKATNPGIADDDIWNSFVLQYYARLEKIGYDSSACLHTSSRWMRGILLNQYSVPSRKIMTFNYGVPIEQFPAYSGQRPSGKCTIVAISRLVYLKGLHHLLESLEMLSPSLDWECQILGRVR, translated from the coding sequence ATGAAAATCTTGATCGCTACCATCTTCCCATTACCGGGGGGAGGTATTTGGTCATTTGTGTCCCACCTTCATGATGGTCTTGTCGCGCAAGGACACTCCGTCGATATCATCTGCTCGAACCACACCAATACACAGGTATTGAATCTCTTAAAAGGGAATACAGTCGAACTTGTGCCCTTCCGTCCCATGATTGAGCGAAAGCTGAGGAAGTCCATTCCGAAATTGATCCAGCACCCATGGGTTTATCATGCTGAAGTGAACAGGTATCAATTTGAAAGGGGACTGACAGAGCTTGATTTGTCACAATATGACCTCATCCACTGTCAGGATGTCCTTTCTGCGGTATCGATCAGCAGGATGAAACCTGCACGTACCCCCATGGTCACGTCCATCCACGGTTTTTTGTCCGGGGCGATCTTCCATCAAATCAAAGCCACTAATCCCGGCATCGCCGATGATGATATCTGGAACAGTTTCGTCCTTCAGTACTACGCCAGATTGGAAAAAATCGGCTATGACAGCAGTGCATGCCTCCATACTTCAAGCAGATGGATGCGGGGGATCCTGCTGAATCAATACAGCGTTCCCTCTCGTAAGATCATGACCTTCAACTATGGGGTCCCGATTGAACAGTTCCCTGCATACTCGGGACAGCGTCCATCCGGTAAATGCACGATTGTGGCCATCAGCAGATTGGTCTACCTCAAAGGCCTTCATCACCTTCTTGAGTCCCTAGAAATGCTCTCCCCGTCGTTGGATTGGGAATGCCAGATCCTCGGGAGGGTGAGATGA
- a CDS encoding glycosyltransferase family 4 protein encodes MKDKLMDQARQLGIDSKVNFLGNRNDVVQILQMADVLVIPSLQENQPFAVIEAQMMGVPVIASNAGGLPEMVEHQATGLIVEKANSHQLSRALDHIIRHPAERDRMGQQAWKMSREKWGLASLIENASAFYQSAMNTNIKT; translated from the coding sequence ATGAAGGATAAACTGATGGACCAGGCTAGACAGCTTGGAATCGATTCAAAGGTGAACTTCCTTGGAAATCGGAACGATGTTGTACAAATCCTGCAGATGGCGGATGTTCTGGTGATTCCGAGTCTCCAGGAAAATCAGCCGTTTGCGGTTATTGAAGCACAAATGATGGGAGTACCGGTGATTGCATCCAATGCAGGCGGACTTCCTGAAATGGTGGAGCACCAAGCAACGGGCCTGATCGTGGAAAAAGCGAATAGCCATCAGCTCTCCAGGGCATTGGATCATATCATCCGTCACCCTGCAGAGCGGGACCGGATGGGACAGCAGGCATGGAAAATGAGCAGGGAAAAATGGGGTCTTGCATCTCTCATTGAGAATGCTTCAGCATTCTATCAGTCAGCGATGAACACGAACATCAAGACCTGA
- a CDS encoding glycosyltransferase family 2 protein: MVMIPKVSIIIPFYNCAYVDQAIESALNQSYPSIEVIVVNDGSTMHLEKLEPYADRISILHKVNGGTATALNWGMDTASGTYTAWLSSDDLFLPEKISLQVEYMERNRIDLCFSDYLLITDAGTEWMWSVNESFEEIKGLKDVLSYRNPINGSTMLMKRTIFREAGFFEPKYRFTHDYDMWMRLMLKGYSFGYIHRPLIKYRTHPASGSMNHQADIRREMNDLQLLYREKRREED; encoded by the coding sequence ATGGTTATGATTCCGAAAGTATCTATTATCATTCCGTTCTACAATTGTGCTTACGTGGATCAGGCAATCGAAAGCGCCCTCAATCAATCATATCCGTCAATCGAAGTGATTGTGGTGAATGATGGCTCCACCATGCATCTGGAAAAGCTTGAACCTTATGCAGATCGGATTTCGATTCTCCATAAAGTCAACGGAGGAACGGCAACGGCATTGAACTGGGGAATGGATACCGCTTCCGGGACCTATACCGCCTGGCTGAGTTCAGATGATCTATTCCTACCGGAGAAGATTTCCCTGCAGGTAGAGTATATGGAGCGGAATCGGATCGACCTCTGCTTCAGTGATTATCTTCTTATCACGGATGCAGGAACAGAATGGATGTGGTCGGTCAATGAATCCTTTGAGGAAATAAAAGGGCTTAAAGACGTGCTGTCGTATCGGAATCCCATTAATGGATCAACGATGCTCATGAAGAGGACGATCTTCAGGGAAGCCGGATTCTTTGAACCGAAGTACCGCTTTACCCATGATTATGATATGTGGATGCGGCTGATGTTGAAGGGATACTCATTTGGTTACATTCACCGGCCGCTTATTAAGTATCGCACCCATCCAGCGTCAGGCAGTATGAACCATCAGGCCGATATCCGTAGGGAAATGAATGATCTGCAGCTGCTATACCGAGAAAAAAGGAGAGAAGAGGATTGA
- a CDS encoding glycosyltransferase family 4 protein, with protein MLNVLFVFYVPSGGVETLNRQRAAALKSAGIQCDFLYYSKKRDLLNHEEANVFIADQDADIQRILKKGRYDAVIITSDYRGMERFRKLGYKGKILLEIQGYGPQATARAEMRNAIPYVNQFCDGLLYPKTPHIGAIFNEFFPGTPTFGFNNCFDADAFTYKALPKHPSPIIAWIGRLEDNKNWREFLHIGHEMIKRKPGIQLYMFEDPSLSTPKERQDFNTLKSIYHLDAHLHLLQNVPHSQMPHFFSKIGDSGGFLCCTSKVEGAPYSPLEAMSCRCPVLTSDSDGIRSTILHNQTGKYYSIGNVQTAVEQGLKLMDDGQLRSYIIENALLHLKSQFGHEAYRIHFNGMLRTLGI; from the coding sequence ATGTTAAACGTTTTATTTGTCTTCTATGTACCCAGCGGCGGTGTAGAAACGCTGAATCGACAGAGGGCTGCCGCATTAAAATCTGCAGGGATTCAGTGTGACTTCCTCTACTACAGCAAGAAACGGGATCTGTTGAACCATGAAGAAGCCAATGTATTTATAGCCGATCAGGATGCCGACATCCAGAGGATCCTGAAAAAAGGCCGATACGATGCCGTCATCATCACTTCTGATTACCGGGGAATGGAACGTTTCCGGAAACTTGGTTACAAGGGGAAGATCCTATTAGAAATCCAGGGGTATGGTCCCCAGGCAACAGCGAGGGCTGAAATGAGAAATGCGATCCCCTATGTGAATCAATTCTGCGATGGGCTGCTCTATCCGAAAACCCCGCATATAGGTGCCATATTCAATGAGTTTTTCCCCGGGACCCCAACATTCGGATTCAATAACTGCTTTGATGCGGATGCCTTCACCTATAAGGCGCTCCCGAAACATCCCTCCCCCATCATCGCCTGGATCGGTAGGTTGGAAGATAATAAAAACTGGAGGGAGTTCCTGCATATCGGTCACGAAATGATCAAGAGGAAGCCGGGAATCCAGCTATATATGTTTGAAGATCCCAGCCTTTCCACACCTAAAGAACGCCAGGATTTCAATACACTGAAATCCATCTATCATCTTGATGCACACCTTCATCTCCTACAGAATGTACCACATTCCCAGATGCCCCATTTTTTCTCGAAGATCGGAGATTCCGGAGGGTTTCTATGCTGCACGTCCAAGGTCGAAGGGGCCCCTTACTCACCTTTGGAAGCGATGAGTTGCAGATGTCCCGTCCTCACATCAGACTCAGATGGGATCAGGAGCACTATCCTTCATAACCAAACGGGAAAATACTACTCGATCGGCAATGTTCAGACAGCAGTCGAGCAGGGGCTGAAACTGATGGATGATGGACAATTGCGATCGTACATCATCGAAAACGCCCTTCTCCATCTTAAATCGCAGTTTGGTCACGAAGCATATAGGATTCACTTCAATGGCATGCTCAGAACTTTAGGCATCTAA
- a CDS encoding 2-oxoacid:ferredoxin oxidoreductase subunit beta, translating into MATFKDFRNNVKPNWCPGCGDFSVQAAIQRASANVGLDPEQLAVVSGIGCSGRISGYINSYGFHGIHGRSLPIAQGLKMANKELTVIASGGDGDGFAIGLGHTIHAIRRNVNITYIVMDNQIYGLTKGQTSPRSSTGFKTKSTPQGSIEPALAPMEMALTAGATFVAQSFSSDLKELTALIEAGLNHEGFSLINVFSPCVTYNKINTYDWFKENLTKLSDVEGYDPSNREQAMSLLMEKQGLVTGLIYQNSDQPSYQQLIPDYSEQPLSSHDIRLEEETFDQLVKEFM; encoded by the coding sequence ATGGCAACATTTAAAGATTTCAGGAATAATGTCAAGCCGAACTGGTGTCCCGGATGTGGTGACTTCTCTGTCCAGGCCGCCATACAGCGTGCTTCTGCGAATGTAGGACTGGACCCGGAACAGCTGGCCGTTGTCTCGGGCATCGGTTGTTCCGGCAGGATTTCCGGCTATATCAATTCATACGGCTTCCACGGAATCCACGGCCGCTCCCTGCCCATTGCCCAAGGCTTAAAAATGGCGAATAAAGAGTTGACGGTGATTGCTTCCGGAGGCGACGGTGATGGTTTTGCAATCGGCCTCGGCCATACCATCCATGCAATCCGGAGGAACGTCAACATCACGTATATCGTGATGGATAATCAGATTTATGGATTGACAAAAGGGCAGACTTCCCCGAGGTCGTCAACCGGCTTTAAAACAAAATCCACTCCACAAGGGAGCATCGAACCTGCTCTTGCACCAATGGAGATGGCTTTGACCGCAGGTGCCACATTTGTTGCACAGAGCTTTTCTTCTGACCTCAAGGAACTAACTGCACTGATTGAAGCAGGGTTGAACCATGAAGGGTTTTCTTTGATCAATGTATTCAGTCCATGTGTGACCTATAATAAGATCAATACGTACGACTGGTTCAAAGAGAACCTCACAAAGCTATCCGACGTGGAAGGATATGATCCTTCGAACAGGGAGCAGGCCATGAGTCTCCTTATGGAGAAGCAGGGGCTCGTGACGGGACTCATCTATCAGAATAGCGATCAACCTTCCTATCAGCAATTGATCCCTGACTATTCAGAACAACCACTGAGTTCTCATGATATCCGTCTCGAAGAAGAAACCTTCGATCAATTGGTGAAGGAATTTATGTAA
- a CDS encoding Mov34/MPN/PAD-1 family protein: MGATHKESVILSRNLYSRLILEAKSSMPNEACGLLSGTGSRCTGVWPMRNTEPSPYSFAIDESEKERAVRDMHERNETFIGLYHSHPNGLPVPSQDDIDHAPDVFYFIISVGGAEEGIRCYRIRGRQVTHLTIIVE; this comes from the coding sequence GTGGGTGCAACGCATAAAGAATCAGTCATTCTTTCAAGGAATCTCTATAGCAGATTGATCCTGGAAGCGAAATCTTCCATGCCGAATGAAGCATGCGGACTCCTATCCGGAACCGGTTCACGATGCACGGGGGTTTGGCCGATGAGAAATACCGAACCATCCCCCTATTCCTTTGCCATAGATGAATCGGAGAAGGAACGTGCTGTTAGGGATATGCATGAACGCAATGAGACATTTATCGGATTGTACCATTCTCATCCGAATGGCCTGCCTGTCCCTTCGCAGGATGATATCGATCATGCACCAGATGTATTCTACTTCATTATTTCCGTCGGTGGCGCGGAAGAAGGAATCCGTTGCTACAGAATCCGGGGGAGACAGGTCACACATCTGACCATCATTGTGGAATAA
- a CDS encoding SDR family NAD(P)-dependent oxidoreductase has translation MFTNKTILVTGGTGSWGNELVSQLLEKNPKEIRIFSRNETSQVLTKQKFENDPRLTFLIGDVRDKEAVMEAAQKVDYIFHLAALKHVPVCEHQPLEALKTNVMGTQNIIDAAIENEVEKVINISTDKAANPSNFYGFTKAMGEKLIINANVLTDKTKFVCVRGGNVLGTNGSVIHVFKHGIKEKSKIGITDKNMTRFFLTIKDAIKLLFKATYESHGGEIFVMKMPTCKIMDLAQVLIDRYSPDQEVTVEELGIRPGEKLHELLLTEFESHNTIVYDNEYFVILPTIHIEGLTEFYKDFPQVDLDTYSSSDNIINYDQIKSMLKDGGFLE, from the coding sequence TTGTTTACTAATAAAACAATCCTAGTGACGGGAGGAACGGGATCATGGGGGAACGAGCTCGTATCCCAGCTTCTCGAGAAAAATCCGAAGGAAATCAGGATTTTCTCCCGGAATGAAACGAGTCAGGTACTGACAAAGCAGAAATTCGAGAACGATCCACGACTGACGTTCCTGATCGGGGACGTGCGGGATAAGGAGGCGGTGATGGAGGCGGCTCAGAAAGTCGATTATATCTTTCATCTTGCTGCACTTAAACATGTACCGGTCTGCGAGCATCAGCCTCTTGAGGCACTGAAGACGAATGTGATGGGTACCCAGAATATCATCGATGCCGCCATTGAGAATGAAGTGGAAAAAGTGATCAATATCTCCACTGACAAAGCGGCGAATCCCTCCAATTTCTACGGTTTTACGAAAGCCATGGGGGAGAAACTGATCATCAATGCCAATGTCCTGACCGATAAAACGAAATTTGTGTGCGTACGGGGAGGAAATGTACTGGGGACAAACGGAAGCGTCATCCACGTCTTCAAGCATGGAATCAAGGAAAAGTCGAAAATCGGGATAACGGATAAAAACATGACCCGTTTCTTCCTCACGATCAAAGACGCCATCAAGCTGTTGTTCAAGGCCACCTATGAAAGCCACGGAGGAGAAATTTTCGTCATGAAGATGCCGACGTGCAAGATCATGGATCTGGCTCAAGTACTCATCGATCGATATTCACCTGATCAGGAAGTGACAGTGGAAGAACTCGGGATCCGACCGGGAGAAAAACTGCATGAATTACTTCTGACGGAATTTGAAAGTCACAATACCATTGTATATGACAACGAATACTTCGTGATTTTACCTACGATCCATATCGAAGGGCTGACGGAATTCTACAAAGATTTTCCACAGGTGGATCTCGATACGTATTCTTCCAGCGATAACATCATCAATTACGATCAGATCAAGTCCATGCTGAAGGACGGGGGCTTCTTGGAATGA
- a CDS encoding dTDP-4-dehydrorhamnose reductase family protein: MKILVLGGRGMAGHVITSYMKKQGHDVLYTTRNEDGIQLDVTSLAGVRNVILSHKPDVLINAVGLLNEDAEARLKDAIIVNGLLPHYLTEVLDEYGGKLVHISTDCVFSGEKGSYVEDDEKDGTTAYSKTKSIGEVTRSPHLTVRTSIIGPELKENGIGLFHWFMKQKGEIKGYANVFWNGVTTLELAKAIDHLIQAGATGLYHLCTPGRISKYELLQLFKETLQKDDVTITPSLTPVHDKTLVHTRNDVHFHVQDYKSMLSEMVEWMRQK; encoded by the coding sequence ATGAAAATCCTCGTATTGGGAGGCAGGGGCATGGCAGGCCATGTCATCACTTCCTATATGAAAAAGCAGGGACACGATGTCCTGTACACCACACGGAATGAAGATGGGATCCAACTTGATGTAACCAGCCTTGCAGGTGTACGGAATGTCATCCTGAGCCACAAGCCGGATGTGCTCATCAACGCCGTCGGTCTCCTGAATGAAGATGCAGAGGCAAGGCTGAAGGATGCCATCATCGTGAACGGGCTCCTGCCCCATTATTTGACGGAAGTCCTTGATGAATATGGAGGGAAACTTGTCCATATCAGTACGGACTGCGTCTTTTCAGGAGAAAAGGGCAGCTATGTCGAGGATGATGAAAAGGACGGCACCACCGCCTATTCGAAGACGAAGTCGATCGGTGAGGTGACCCGGTCCCCCCATCTGACGGTCAGGACCTCGATCATCGGACCTGAATTAAAAGAGAATGGAATCGGCCTCTTTCACTGGTTCATGAAGCAAAAAGGGGAAATAAAAGGATACGCGAATGTGTTCTGGAACGGTGTGACCACTCTGGAACTTGCCAAGGCAATCGATCACCTGATCCAAGCCGGTGCAACAGGACTCTATCATCTATGCACGCCGGGCAGAATCAGCAAGTATGAGCTGCTTCAGCTTTTCAAGGAAACTCTTCAAAAAGATGATGTGACCATTACCCCTTCTTTGACACCGGTTCATGATAAAACGCTTGTTCATACGCGAAACGACGTTCATTTTCACGTTCAGGACTACAAAAGCATGCTCTCAGAAATGGTCGAATGGATGCGGCAAAAATGA
- a CDS encoding NAD-dependent epimerase/dehydratase family protein, whose amino-acid sequence MKKAIVTGGAGFIGSHLADSLIKDGLDVHIIDDLSSGKLEHLPDAASFHQLDISSQETRELITSIKPDVIYHLAAQADVNRSLEDPHTDMLVNVGGTINILEACRSLSLKKFVFSSTSAVYGNSPESVLTEDLPVSPLSYYGLSKLVAERYITLYHDLFSIPYTILRYGNVYGPRQTAKGEGGVIAVFTEKLSKGEPLKVNGDGLQTRDYVYVQDIVSANRAAGDIQDVGTFVVGTGIPTSLLEVIKTLENHTGQSIPYTHGADRPGDIKHSCLDPALINRTLGWAHRYDMDMGISETLRRR is encoded by the coding sequence ATGAAAAAAGCAATTGTAACCGGTGGAGCAGGTTTCATCGGCTCCCACCTGGCCGACAGCCTTATCAAAGACGGCTTAGACGTCCATATCATTGATGATCTGAGCAGCGGAAAACTAGAGCATCTGCCTGATGCCGCTTCGTTTCACCAATTGGATATCAGTTCTCAAGAAACAAGGGAACTGATCACTTCCATCAAGCCGGATGTCATCTATCACCTTGCAGCACAAGCAGATGTGAACCGGTCATTGGAAGACCCGCATACGGATATGTTGGTGAACGTGGGTGGAACCATCAACATCCTGGAAGCATGCAGGAGCCTGTCACTGAAAAAGTTCGTCTTTTCGTCCACTTCCGCTGTCTACGGGAATTCACCTGAATCGGTCCTCACTGAGGACCTTCCCGTTTCTCCCCTTTCCTACTACGGGCTTTCGAAGCTGGTGGCTGAGCGCTATATCACACTCTATCACGACCTCTTCTCCATTCCCTACACCATTTTAAGATATGGGAATGTGTATGGTCCCAGACAGACGGCAAAAGGGGAAGGCGGAGTCATCGCCGTCTTTACCGAAAAACTGTCAAAAGGAGAACCGTTAAAGGTGAACGGAGACGGATTGCAGACGAGAGACTATGTGTATGTGCAAGACATCGTTTCAGCCAACAGGGCGGCCGGGGATATTCAGGATGTAGGCACATTTGTCGTAGGGACCGGTATCCCCACATCACTCCTCGAGGTCATCAAGACCCTTGAAAATCACACGGGTCAATCCATCCCCTATACGCACGGTGCGGATCGCCCCGGCGATATTAAACACAGCTGTCTGGATCCGGCTTTGATCAACCGGACCCTTGGGTGGGCTCACCGGTATGATATGGACATGGGCATTTCTGAAACGCTCCGCCGCCGATAG
- a CDS encoding 2-oxoacid:acceptor oxidoreductase subunit alpha has translation MKHQLSWKVGGQQGEGIESTGEIFSMALNRLGYYLYGYRHFSSRIKGGHTNNKIRVSTTQVRAIADDLDILVAFDQETIDVNYKELHNEGIIIADAKFKPVKPEDTAAELYVVPFTELATELGTSLMKNMVAVGSTCAVMNLDPSVFKEVVVEIFGRKGDAVVEKNMEAIRQGYDKMKDDLGEKAGSLELEAADGKKRMFMIGNDAIALGALAGGVRLMAAYPITPASEIMEYLIKKLPLVGGTVIQTEDEIAAATMAIGANYGGIRSFTASAGPGLSLMMEAIGLSGMTEQPLVVVDTQRGGPSTGLPTKQEQSDLMAMIYGTHGEIPKIVLAPSTVQEAFYDTVEAFNLAEEYQCPVIILSDLQLSLGKQTVEPLDYSKVEIRRGKLADNELDELEPKHYFKRYEVTGDGVSPRVIPGMKNGIHHVTGVEHDETGKPSESPVNRQAQMDKRMRKLNDIRFDTPVHIHAAHEEPDVLLVGFNSTRGAIEEAMVRLEEDGISVNHAHVRLIHPFPTETIQPQLASARKVVVIENNATGQLANILKMNAGYGQKVVNMTKYDGTPFLPHEIHERCKELTQNGNI, from the coding sequence ATGAAGCATCAGCTTTCCTGGAAGGTCGGCGGACAACAGGGAGAAGGGATTGAGAGTACAGGAGAAATCTTCTCCATGGCTTTGAACCGTCTCGGTTATTATTTATATGGATATCGTCATTTCTCCTCTAGGATCAAGGGAGGACATACAAATAACAAGATCCGCGTTTCTACGACGCAGGTAAGAGCGATTGCCGACGATCTGGATATTCTCGTTGCATTCGATCAAGAAACGATTGATGTGAATTATAAGGAATTACATAATGAAGGAATCATCATTGCCGATGCGAAGTTCAAGCCTGTCAAACCAGAAGATACAGCTGCAGAACTATATGTGGTCCCCTTTACGGAGCTTGCCACAGAGCTTGGAACGTCCCTGATGAAGAATATGGTGGCGGTCGGCTCAACATGTGCAGTGATGAACCTTGACCCTTCTGTATTCAAAGAAGTGGTCGTTGAGATCTTCGGCCGTAAAGGGGATGCCGTCGTCGAGAAGAACATGGAAGCGATCAGACAGGGCTATGACAAGATGAAGGACGATCTTGGTGAAAAAGCAGGCTCCCTAGAGCTGGAAGCGGCTGATGGGAAAAAGCGTATGTTCATGATTGGAAATGATGCCATTGCCCTTGGTGCCCTTGCAGGAGGAGTGCGTTTGATGGCTGCATACCCCATTACGCCGGCATCAGAGATCATGGAGTACCTCATCAAGAAGCTGCCCCTCGTTGGCGGTACCGTGATTCAGACCGAGGATGAGATTGCTGCCGCTACGATGGCGATCGGTGCGAATTATGGAGGCATCCGTTCATTCACGGCATCTGCGGGACCAGGTCTCTCACTCATGATGGAGGCTATCGGATTATCGGGGATGACCGAACAGCCCCTTGTTGTCGTGGATACACAAAGGGGAGGGCCTTCCACAGGACTTCCTACAAAGCAGGAACAGTCCGACCTCATGGCGATGATTTACGGGACACACGGCGAAATCCCTAAAATCGTCCTTGCTCCGAGTACGGTGCAGGAAGCTTTTTATGATACGGTTGAAGCCTTCAATCTGGCAGAGGAGTATCAGTGCCCTGTCATCATTCTTTCCGATCTGCAGCTTTCATTAGGAAAACAGACGGTGGAGCCGCTGGATTATTCAAAAGTGGAAATCAGGAGAGGGAAGCTTGCGGATAATGAGCTGGATGAACTTGAGCCGAAGCACTACTTCAAGCGCTATGAAGTGACCGGCGATGGCGTGTCCCCAAGGGTGATCCCCGGAATGAAGAACGGTATTCACCATGTTACCGGGGTGGAGCATGATGAAACAGGGAAACCGTCTGAATCCCCAGTGAACAGGCAGGCCCAAATGGATAAAAGGATGCGCAAATTGAATGATATCCGCTTTGACACGCCGGTTCATATTCATGCAGCCCATGAGGAACCGGATGTCCTTCTGGTCGGATTCAATTCCACCAGGGGAGCGATCGAGGAAGCCATGGTGCGTTTGGAGGAAGATGGGATCTCAGTCAACCATGCCCATGTCCGCCTCATCCATCCTTTCCCCACGGAAACCATACAGCCTCAGCTTGCATCGGCGAGAAAAGTGGTTGTGATCGAGAATAATGCTACAGGACAGCTGGCGAACATCCTGAAGATGAATGCAGGCTATGGCCAAAAGGTCGTCAATATGACTAAATATGACGGGACGCCTTTCCTCCCGCATGAAATACATGAAAGATGTAAGGAGCTGACGCAAAATGGCAACATTTAA